The genomic stretch ATGCGCGCGGATCGCCGAATAAGCGCGTTCGGAGGCGCGGCTCACGAGTGTGTGCTCCGCAGGGCGGGAAAGAAGAGGGCTGCGTCCATGCGCGTCCTTGTGCGGCCAAGCGCCCATGCCTGCAAGCCTGTGAGGTGACAAAAACACACCTGGCAGCCGCTCTGCGTAACATTTGTGTAAAATGCTTGACGGAGGCGTTTTGTATACAATAACCAGCGCGCTTCAGGCAATCGGGGAATGCCGTGCAGCGTATTAAGGTCATCGTACCGATCGCAATGGACGAAGCAGGCGTCGCGAATCGCGCGCAGCAGCTTCCGGCTGATTTCGTGCGCCCGGGCTTCGCGCCCACATTTGAAGCGGTGCGCTGGGGCGCGGCGCTGGGCGATTCCTATCATGATACGCTGCTGATGGACTGGACGGTGTTTCAGGCCGGTGTGACGGCCGAGGACGAAGGCTATGCCGGGGTGCTGATCGACACGGTCAGCGATAGCGGGCTGTGGCCTTTGCGGTCGGCGCTCAACATTCCCGTGGTCGGCCCCGGCGAGGCGAGCTTTGCCGCCGCCATGATGCTGGGCAAGAAGTTCTCTGTTCTCACCATGTGGCCGCAGTGGTTCCCGCTCTATGAGAAGGTGCTGAACCAGCACGGCTGGGAGCATCGCTGCGCCTCGGTCCGCTCGATCGACACGCGGCCTGACGTCACCGAACTGCTCGAAGGCAAGGAGGAGGTCGTCTTCGCCAAGCTGAAGGCTGAGGCGATGCGCGCAATCCAAGAAGATGGCGCTGACGTGATCGTGCTGGGCTCCACCACCATGCACCAGTCGGCCACCTATCTCCAAAACGAACTGCCGGTGCCGGTGATCAACCCCGGACAGGTCGCTTACAAGCAATTGGAAACGCTGATCGAACTGGGCCTGACCCATTCGAAGAAGGCCTTTCCCGCACCCGAAGTGCCCAAGCACGCCGATATCCGAAAGGGCTGGTACTGATGAGTGAATGGCAAGAGGGTGGGTCGGGCCAGACCGCGCTGCCCTATCCGGTCTATGTCGATATCGTCACCAAGCGGTATTTCGACGGAGTCGATAACAAGCACATGGACAAGGTGCTCGATTGTTTCACGCCGGACGCGGTGCTGACCGAGGTGACCAGCAATACGGTGCACCAGGGCCGCGAGGCGATCCGGGCGATGTTCGTGAAGCTGTTCGCCGATTTCGAGAGCATCTGGCACGGCAATTTCGTCCATATCGCTGACCCTGAGACGAACGCGATCTGCTCGCAGTTCACGGTGCTGATCACCCCCAACGGGGGCGAGGAATTGCGGTATGAAAACTGCAACCGCTTCTACTTGAAGGACCGGCTGTTCCACCGCGTCTATGTCTACATGTCGGGTGACAACCTGCTGAAGGAAGGGGACGTCTGATGCAGTACGAGCCCAATCTGTCGCGCGCCGAGCTGATCGACTTTGCGCTGAACAAATACTTCGCCCGCGTCGATGCCAAGGACATGGAGGGCGCGCTGGCCTGTTTCCATGACACTGCGCTGTTCTGCGTCCAGACCGCCTTTACGCGGCACGCCGGCAAGGCCGAAATCCGGCGGATGTTCGAAGATTTCTTCGGCGCTTACGAAACCATCATCCACCGCGATTTCACCTGCACTGTGGACGAGGCCAATGGCCGGATAACGGCGAGCTTCACTGCCGAGCTGCATGATGCAGCCGGGCAAGTGACGCTGCTCGAAAACACCAATTTCTGGCGGCTTCGTCCCGGCCCGGAAGGCCCGAAGTTTCAGGAAGTCTATGTCTACATGAGCGGGGCCAACGTCCTCGTTTGATCGCCTAACCTCTCAATCCTCTTCAGGAGAGCCGTCCCATGAATGTCCGTTTGGTTCTTGCTTCTGGCGCGGCGCTCGGCGCCATTGCCCTGTCCTCGCCCGCTCTGGCGCAGGACGCCCCCGCCTCTGAACCTGCTGCCGAGGAGGAGGGCGGGATCGTCGTCACCGCTCGCCGCCAGTCGGAATCGCTTCAGGACGTCCCCGCCGCCGTCACCGTGTTCGGCGCGGAAACGCTCGCCAAGACCGGGGTGCAGCGCGCGGATGACTTCATCCAGCTGACGCCGGGCGTCACCATCGTCACCGGCACCGCCGAGGCGGGCGACACCCAGATCAACATTCGCGGCATCAACGGCGCGCGCGACGCGGAAAGCTCGGTCGCGCTGGTGGTCGATGGAATCCTAAAGACCAACACCGCGCAATTGAACCAGAACCAGGGCACCTTGCGCCAGGTCGAAATCCTGAAGGGCCCGCAAGGCGCGCTCTATGGCCGCAACGCGGCGGCGGGCGCGATTGTGCTGCAAACGCTGAAGCCCGGCGACGCGTTGGAAGGCGGGATGCTGGTGCGCGCAGCGCAGGACAACACCTACCTTGCCAATGGCTACATCTCGACCCCGATTGGCGACACGGCCGGGCTGGTGCTCTCGGCCAATTATTCGACCACCGATGGCTTCTTCCGCAACAGCTTCCTCGGCAATTCCAAGACGATCGACGATCAGGAAGTGTTCGGCATCGACGGGCGCTTCGTCGCGGAGCTTGGGCCGAACACCGAACTCGACGTGAAGGCGCGCTATGCCGACCTGCGCGGCGCTTCGATCAACTTCAACGCCAGCTTCCACCTGCCCAACTTCGCGGCGGTGAACCCGGCGTTCTTCGAAGATGTGAACGAACATCCCTTCGGCTTCTATTCGAACATCCGCCCGACCAATGATCAGGTGACCTTCGAAACCTCGGCCAAGGTCGAGCATGAGTTTGAAAGCACCACGCTGACCGCATGGGTGCTTTACAGCGATGTCGACCAGTCGTTGACGGCGGACAGCACCTCGGCTGACTTTGCCCGCTTCACTTTTCCCGGCGCGACCCCGGCATCGGTGGCCGCTTCGAACGCCTGCTTTGCCAGCACGGCGGCGCTGACCGGCTTCCCGCTGAACCAGCCGACCTTTATCGGCAACAACCCGGTGCCGTTCATCTTCGACCCAGCCAATGGATCGACCTTCGGCCCTTACAGCCCGACCACCTGCGACGGCACCCAGTTCCAAGTGCGCAAGCAGGAAGACATCAGCGGCGAAATCCGGCTCGCCTCGAACGGCGACGGGGCGATCAACTGGCAGGTCGGCGCCTATTACCTCCACATCGACCGCGAGGTCGGGGTGAGCCTTGGGGCGGACCTTGGCCGCGGCATCATCCGCGAGCTGTATAACGCGCCGGGATCGGACAACCCGACCACCCAGCTTTACCACGATGCGTTCAAGACCGATGTCTATGCGGCCTTCGCGTCGATCGATGCCGATGTGTCCGATCGCTTCAACGTTAGCTTTGCGGGCCGTTACGATATCGAGGACCGTCAGGTGTCGAGCCTCGTTCCGGCCGTGTTCGATCCGATCACGGGCGGGCCGATCAACCCCGGCCAGACCGTCGTTGGCGGCGCGGTTCAGCCGATTGCGCCGAAATCGGCGACCTTCAAGCAGTTCCAGCCGAAGATCTCGCTGCGGTATGAGCTGACTGACGACATCAACCTCTACGGCAACTGGGGGGTCGGCTTCAAATCAGGCGGGTTCAACAATCAAGGCTCGGCCGCGATCGTCGATTCTGCGTTCAACGATTTCATCGGCACCAACGTTCTGATCGACGACCAGTATCGCAAGGAAGTCTCCAGCGCGTTTGAAGCGGGGATGAAGGGCACGCTGCTGGACGGCGCGGTGACCTTCGATCTGGCGGGCTACTACACCAAGGTCGAAGACATGCAGTTCTTCGAATTCTTCGTCGGCGGCTTCGGCCTGCTGCGCGTCGTATCGAACATCGACGAGGTCGAATTGTACGGCGCCGAGCTCAACCTGTCGGCGGAAATCCTTGATGGCTGGACAGTGTTCGGTTCGGCCAACGTGACCGAAAGCGAAATCCTCGAAAACGCCTCGCGTCCGGTGACGGTGGGCAACAAGTCGCCCTATACCGCCGATTACACCCTGAACTTCGGCACCCAGCTTGATCTGCCGGTTACCGACAGCGTCAACTTTGTTACCCGCGCGGATTACCGCATCACTGGGCCGACGTGGTTCCACACGTTGCAAGATGATCCCAACCCGACATTGTTCAGCGGCCTGCTGCCGGGTTCGGCGCTGGCGCTGCCGGCCTTCGTGGGTGATGCCGATTATTCGATCTCGCAGCGCGATACCTTCGGGGTGATGGACCTGCGCGTTGGGGTAGAAGGCGATAGCTGGTCGTTGACCGCCTATGCCGAAAACCTGTTCAACGAGAAGTATCTGAACGAGGTCATCACCGCGGTCGAATTCGGCGGATCGTTCATCTCGCCGGGTGCGCGTCAGCGCTTCGGGGTGGAGTTCGGCTACAAGTTCTAGAATAATAAGAGCCCTTGCGGGCGTCGCAAAACCAATTGAAGCGCGCAGAGACGACCCGCTCTGCGCGCTTCTTTTTTGCGCCGATCAGGGCGCGGGCGTTGCCGTTGCCGTTGCAGGGGCCGCAGGCGCGCTCCACCACGACAGGGTCTGGTTGTCATGGGCTGATGTCCACACGCCCTTGGGTGTCCAGCGCAGTGCGCCGCTGCCCACCGCATCGCCCATCCGCGCGCGGATCTTGAGCGTGACCGGATCGATCACCACCATCGTCTGTTCGTCCGTGGTGCGCAGCCACACCGCGCCGCCATTGGCGTCGATATCACCCCACTTCAGGTTATCGCCCACCTTGGTGCGGCCCGCAATTTTGAGGCTGGTCGGATCGACCTTGGCGACCGTGCCATCGCCCTGTTCCTGCACCCACACCGCGCCTTCGCCCGCTGCGAGGAAGCCCGGTGTGTCGCCCAGCGCGGCTGATCCGGTGACGGCATTGGTAGCCGGATCAACCCGTTCCAGCACCTTGCCTTCGTTCGACACCGCCCAGACCGCATCGAAGCCATAAGCCAGATACCAGGTTTCAGGCGTGACGGTGACGGTGGCGACAATCGCGTTGGTGGCCGGGTCGATCCGCGCCAGCTTGCCGTCCGGATCGCTCGGCACCCAGACAGAGCCTGCGCCCGCGATCACATTGGTTTCGCCCTTGGGATTGGCGAGGCCGGTGGCGATCTTGGCTTCGACTGCGGCGGTCTTCAGGTTGATGCGCCACAGCTCACCGTCCTCGCAATTAGCGACCCACAGCGATCCCGCCGCAATTGCCATCGTGCCGCAGGGGCGGGGGACAGGCGTGCTGGCGAGCTTGCCCGCAGGCGACCATTGTTCGACCCGTCCGTCATTTGTGACCCACACCGTATCGCCATCCACCGCGAGGAAATCGGCAAAGCCCGGCACTTTCAGCGCGGTTTCGGTGAGGTCGGGCGCGGGGCCGACCATTTCCGTGGGAGGTTCGCTTTCCTCAGCCGCACACGCCGCGACAGCAAGGCTGGCGGCAAGGGCGAGAGCAAGCGGGCGGGCAGCGGAATTGCGCATCATGGGTGTCATGGGTCTCTGAGCCTCCACGCATGGCAGGGGAAGGAGAGGAGCGCCGCAAGGGCACAATACCTGCCAGACTGACGCAACCTTGCGCATATTACTTTTGCAATCAATCGTAATAATTCCCCATAGACAAATGCAGCAAACGAGGGGATGTTCGCACCCGCAACATAGGGGACGAATCATGCGCCACTTGGCCCGCCGCGCGGCCCGCTTCCTGCTTATCGCACTCGCCCTTGCGGTGGCCGCCTGTTCGGGCAGCGAGGAGGACGCATCCGCACCCCGCACCGACTTCAACATCGGCTGGTCGATCTATGCCGGGTGGATGCCCTGGCCCTATGCCCAGCAGGCCGGGATCGTGAAGAAGTGGGAAGACAAGTACGGGGTCAAAATCACCTTCGTGCAGGTCAACGACTACATCGAGAGCGTGAACCAATACACCGCTGGCAAGCTGGACGGCGTGACTGTCGCCAACATGGACGCTTTGACCATCCCGGCGGCGGGCGGCAAGGACACCTCGGCGATTATCCTTGGCGATTATTCCAATGGCAATGATGCGGTTCTGCTGAAAGGCGCGGACGGCGTGGCGGGGATCAAGGGGCGGCAGGTGTATCTGGCCGAACTGTCCGTCTCGCACTACCTGCTCGCCCGCGCGCTGGAGACGTCAGGCATGAAGCTCGCCGACGTGAAGACGGTCAACACCTCCGACGCCGATATCGCCGCCGCCTTTGCCTCGCCCGATGTGACGGCTGCCGTGGCGTGGAACCCGCAGGTGACCACCATGAAGGGTGTCGCAGGCACGAAGGCCGTGTTCACTTCGGCCGATATTCCGGGCGAGATTCTCGATCTGATGGTGGTCGATACGGCGGTGCTGAAGGCCAACCCCAATCTCGGCAAGGCGTTGGCGGGGATCTGGTACGAAACAATGTCGCTGATGGCCCGGCAGGATGCTGAAGGCGCCGCCGCGCGCGCGGCGATGGCGAAGCTGGCGGGGACCACGCCGGAGGAGTTCGAAGGCCAGCTCGCCACCACCTTCCTCTACGCCGATCCCAAGGCCGCGCTGATGGCAATGGCCTCGCCCGATCTGGTCACCACCATGACCCGCGTGCGCGACTTCAGCTTTGCCCAAGGCTTGTTCGGACAGGGCGCCCGTTCGGCTGACGCGGTCGGGATGGAGTTCCCGGGCGGCACAACCTTGGGTGACAAGGCCGCGATCACCTTGCGCTTCGATCCGACCTACATGCAGCTCGCCGCCGACGGGAAGCTCTAAGCCGATGCGCTGGGTGACAGCCCAGCCGGGGCGAGGCCGAGCGATCCTGCTGGGCGCGCTGCCGCTGGTGGTGCTGGCCTTCGCCTACATCATCGCCGCCGCCGCGCGTCATTCCGATAACGCAGCGGACAAGATCCTGCCGCTGCCCGGAGCGATGGCTACGGCAATGGCGGCGCTGATCTTCGAAGCCGATCCGCTGTCTGGCCAATATCTGTTCTGGGCCGATACGCTTGCCAGTCTGACGCGGTTGGGGTTGGGGCTGGGTATAGCGACGTTGTCGGCGCTTTGTGTCGGCCTTGTCGTCGGGTCATTGCCCCCGGTTAGAGCCACGTTAGGCCCGCTTGTCACCGCGATTGCCGTTATCCCGCCCATCGCGTTGCTGCCGATACTGTTCATTGTGTTCGGATTGGGCGAGACGGCCAAAGTGGCGCTGATCGTCATCGGGGTCGCCCCGTTCATGATCCGCGATGTGGCCGGACACATCGCCGCTCTACCGCGCGAGCAGGTGATCAAGGCATTGACTTTGGGAGCGAATTCGTGGGGGGTGATGCTGCGGGTGGCTTTGCCGCAAGCGATGCCGCGGCTGATCGAGGCGCTCCGCCTGTCGCTCGGCCCGGCTTGGGTGTTCCTGATCTCCGCCGAGGCGATCGCCGCCGATATCGGGCTGGGCTACCGCATCTTCCTCGTCCGCCGCTACCTCGCGATGGACGTGATCCTGCCCTACGTCGCATGGATCGCGATCCTTGCCGTGGTGATGGATTTCGCCCTGTCGCGCGGCAGCCGCCGCCTGTTTGGCTGGGCGCATGGGGCCGCGCATTGATGGCGTTGCTGAGCCTCAAGAACCTGTGGGTCGAGTATGGCGAAAAGGTCGTACTCGAACGGATTTCGCTCGATATTGCCGAGGGATCCTTCGTCTCGATCATCGGGCCATCAGGCGCGGGCAAGAGCAGCCTGCTGCGGGTGGTGCTGGGGCAGGAGAAGCCGACGCGAGGGACGATCACCTTGGACGGCGCACCGCTGCCGCCAGAATGCGGGCCGGATCGCGGGGTGGTGTTTCAGCGTTACTCGGTGTTCCCGCATTTAACTGTGCTGGGTAACACTCTGCTGGGGCTAGAATTTTCCGCCTCACCGTTAACCGCCCGTCTGTTCGGTAGCGCCCGGCGGGCTGCGGTGGCGGAGGCTGAGGGGATGCTGGAATCGGTCGGGCTGGCCGATAGCCGCCACCTCTACCCAGCGCAGATGTCGGGCGGGATGCAGCAGCGCCTCGCCATCGCCCAAGCCCTGATCAAGCGGCCCCGCATCCTGTTGCTGGACGAGCCTTTCGGCGCGCTCGATCCCGGCATTCGCAAGGATATGCACGCGCTCATCACCCGGCTGTGGCGTGAGCATGGGCTGACGATCATCATGGTAACGCACGACATCAAAGAGGCTTTTTCGCTCGGCACACGCGTGCTGACGCTCGACAAGCGCCGCCACGATCCGCACGCCCCGCAGCGCTATGGTGCGGCGGTCATCTATGACCTCGAACTGACCCGCAAGCACGCCGTCCAAGCCGCGGTGGAAGTGGCGGCCTTGGCTGACGGTATTACGATTGACACAGTTGGTAATAATTGAAATGATCGCTGCATGAGCTCCCCCGAACCCTCCCGCCTCGCGCGCCTCAGCATGAGCCTGCCGGCGGAACTGTTCCGTCAGCTCGACATGATGGTCGAGGAACGCGGACTGCCCTCGCGCTCGCAGCTGATCGCCGAATTGATCCGCCACGCGCTGGCCGAGCATGAGGCGCTGACCCGACCGGACGAGACGCTCGCGGGGACTGTCACCATTGTCTATGCTGGAGGCGGTGGCAGGGTTCGTCAGCAACTGGCTGAAACGCAAGTGGATTACCTCAAGGAGGTGATTTCCTCGCAGCACGTGTTCCTTGAAGAGGACCAGTCGCTCGAAGTGCTGCTGGTGCAGGGGCCTGCGGTGCGGCTGAAGCAGCTGTGCGATGCCTTGCGCGCGATCCGGGGCGTGCAGCAATTGCAGCTCGTCACCACCACCGCGCTGCTGCCGCCGCTGCATGAACAGGACTTTCCGCCTGCGCGGCAGGAGGCTGCCGAATGAGCGGGACTGCCGATCCCAAGGCCGCGCGCGATCATGCCCGCGCGCAAGGCGGCACGCGGGTCGAAGCGATGCCGACCTTGCCGCCTGTCGCGGGCGACCTGCCCGAAGGCGTGGCCGCCGACGACTTGCTGTGGGAAGAAACCATAGCGCCGGGCGGATATGCCTCCCGCCGGATCGCGCGCGGCACCCGGTTGCGGCTGATCGACAAGGCGGGCGATGCCTGCGCGAGCGTCAATATCTTCAACGCCGAAATGCCGACCGAGCGGCTGAACGTCGCCGATACCGTCAAGGTGCAGTGGAGCGCCTATCTCGGCGCGGGCAAGCTGTTGCTCAGCGACATGGGCCGGGTGCTAATGAGCATCCTCGAAGACGACGCTGGCACGCACGACACTTTCTGCGGCGTCTCAACTGCCGCCAGCAACCTGCGGAAATATGGTGAGGGCCGTAACTCCGGCGCTTACCCTAATGGGCGCGACCGGCTGATCCTCGGCGCGGCCAAGCACGGTCTGACCCGGCGCGACGTCCACCCTTGCGTGAACCTGTTCAAGGGCACCCGGATCGAGACTGACGGCACGATCACGCCAATCGTTGGCCCCTTTGCGGCAGGCC from uncultured Erythrobacter sp. encodes the following:
- a CDS encoding aspartate/glutamate racemase family protein; translated protein: MQRIKVIVPIAMDEAGVANRAQQLPADFVRPGFAPTFEAVRWGAALGDSYHDTLLMDWTVFQAGVTAEDEGYAGVLIDTVSDSGLWPLRSALNIPVVGPGEASFAAAMMLGKKFSVLTMWPQWFPLYEKVLNQHGWEHRCASVRSIDTRPDVTELLEGKEEVVFAKLKAEAMRAIQEDGADVIVLGSTTMHQSATYLQNELPVPVINPGQVAYKQLETLIELGLTHSKKAFPAPEVPKHADIRKGWY
- a CDS encoding nuclear transport factor 2 family protein; translated protein: MSEWQEGGSGQTALPYPVYVDIVTKRYFDGVDNKHMDKVLDCFTPDAVLTEVTSNTVHQGREAIRAMFVKLFADFESIWHGNFVHIADPETNAICSQFTVLITPNGGEELRYENCNRFYLKDRLFHRVYVYMSGDNLLKEGDV
- a CDS encoding nuclear transport factor 2 family protein, producing the protein MQYEPNLSRAELIDFALNKYFARVDAKDMEGALACFHDTALFCVQTAFTRHAGKAEIRRMFEDFFGAYETIIHRDFTCTVDEANGRITASFTAELHDAAGQVTLLENTNFWRLRPGPEGPKFQEVYVYMSGANVLV
- a CDS encoding TonB-dependent receptor, translating into MNVRLVLASGAALGAIALSSPALAQDAPASEPAAEEEGGIVVTARRQSESLQDVPAAVTVFGAETLAKTGVQRADDFIQLTPGVTIVTGTAEAGDTQINIRGINGARDAESSVALVVDGILKTNTAQLNQNQGTLRQVEILKGPQGALYGRNAAAGAIVLQTLKPGDALEGGMLVRAAQDNTYLANGYISTPIGDTAGLVLSANYSTTDGFFRNSFLGNSKTIDDQEVFGIDGRFVAELGPNTELDVKARYADLRGASINFNASFHLPNFAAVNPAFFEDVNEHPFGFYSNIRPTNDQVTFETSAKVEHEFESTTLTAWVLYSDVDQSLTADSTSADFARFTFPGATPASVAASNACFASTAALTGFPLNQPTFIGNNPVPFIFDPANGSTFGPYSPTTCDGTQFQVRKQEDISGEIRLASNGDGAINWQVGAYYLHIDREVGVSLGADLGRGIIRELYNAPGSDNPTTQLYHDAFKTDVYAAFASIDADVSDRFNVSFAGRYDIEDRQVSSLVPAVFDPITGGPINPGQTVVGGAVQPIAPKSATFKQFQPKISLRYELTDDINLYGNWGVGFKSGGFNNQGSAAIVDSAFNDFIGTNVLIDDQYRKEVSSAFEAGMKGTLLDGAVTFDLAGYYTKVEDMQFFEFFVGGFGLLRVVSNIDEVELYGAELNLSAEILDGWTVFGSANVTESEILENASRPVTVGNKSPYTADYTLNFGTQLDLPVTDSVNFVTRADYRITGPTWFHTLQDDPNPTLFSGLLPGSALALPAFVGDADYSISQRDTFGVMDLRVGVEGDSWSLTAYAENLFNEKYLNEVITAVEFGGSFISPGARQRFGVEFGYKF
- a CDS encoding YncE family protein, which encodes MRNSAARPLALALAASLAVAACAAEESEPPTEMVGPAPDLTETALKVPGFADFLAVDGDTVWVTNDGRVEQWSPAGKLASTPVPRPCGTMAIAAGSLWVANCEDGELWRINLKTAAVEAKIATGLANPKGETNVIAGAGSVWVPSDPDGKLARIDPATNAIVATVTVTPETWYLAYGFDAVWAVSNEGKVLERVDPATNAVTGSAALGDTPGFLAAGEGAVWVQEQGDGTVAKVDPTSLKIAGRTKVGDNLKWGDIDANGGAVWLRTTDEQTMVVIDPVTLKIRARMGDAVGSGALRWTPKGVWTSAHDNQTLSWWSAPAAPATATATPAP
- a CDS encoding putative urea ABC transporter substrate-binding protein; the encoded protein is MRHLARRAARFLLIALALAVAACSGSEEDASAPRTDFNIGWSIYAGWMPWPYAQQAGIVKKWEDKYGVKITFVQVNDYIESVNQYTAGKLDGVTVANMDALTIPAAGGKDTSAIILGDYSNGNDAVLLKGADGVAGIKGRQVYLAELSVSHYLLARALETSGMKLADVKTVNTSDADIAAAFASPDVTAAVAWNPQVTTMKGVAGTKAVFTSADIPGEILDLMVVDTAVLKANPNLGKALAGIWYETMSLMARQDAEGAAARAAMAKLAGTTPEEFEGQLATTFLYADPKAALMAMASPDLVTTMTRVRDFSFAQGLFGQGARSADAVGMEFPGGTTLGDKAAITLRFDPTYMQLAADGKL
- a CDS encoding ABC transporter permease subunit → MRWVTAQPGRGRAILLGALPLVVLAFAYIIAAAARHSDNAADKILPLPGAMATAMAALIFEADPLSGQYLFWADTLASLTRLGLGLGIATLSALCVGLVVGSLPPVRATLGPLVTAIAVIPPIALLPILFIVFGLGETAKVALIVIGVAPFMIRDVAGHIAALPREQVIKALTLGANSWGVMLRVALPQAMPRLIEALRLSLGPAWVFLISAEAIAADIGLGYRIFLVRRYLAMDVILPYVAWIAILAVVMDFALSRGSRRLFGWAHGAAH
- a CDS encoding ATP-binding cassette domain-containing protein; its protein translation is MMALLSLKNLWVEYGEKVVLERISLDIAEGSFVSIIGPSGAGKSSLLRVVLGQEKPTRGTITLDGAPLPPECGPDRGVVFQRYSVFPHLTVLGNTLLGLEFSASPLTARLFGSARRAAVAEAEGMLESVGLADSRHLYPAQMSGGMQQRLAIAQALIKRPRILLLDEPFGALDPGIRKDMHALITRLWREHGLTIIMVTHDIKEAFSLGTRVLTLDKRRHDPHAPQRYGAAVIYDLELTRKHAVQAAVEVAALADGITIDTVGNN
- a CDS encoding CopG family ribbon-helix-helix protein, whose protein sequence is MSSPEPSRLARLSMSLPAELFRQLDMMVEERGLPSRSQLIAELIRHALAEHEALTRPDETLAGTVTIVYAGGGGRVRQQLAETQVDYLKEVISSQHVFLEEDQSLEVLLVQGPAVRLKQLCDALRAIRGVQQLQLVTTTALLPPLHEQDFPPARQEAAE
- a CDS encoding urea amidolyase associated protein UAAP1; protein product: MSGTADPKAARDHARAQGGTRVEAMPTLPPVAGDLPEGVAADDLLWEETIAPGGYASRRIARGTRLRLIDKAGDACASVNIFNAEMPTERLNVADTVKVQWSAYLGAGKLLLSDMGRVLMSILEDDAGTHDTFCGVSTAASNLRKYGEGRNSGAYPNGRDRLILGAAKHGLTRRDVHPCVNLFKGTRIETDGTITPIVGPFAAGREVLLRAEMDVIVVIANCPHVLDPREGWNSAPLRVTAWHGAITPEQDPVRNATPEGQRAFLNTEDYYRR